The following proteins are encoded in a genomic region of alpha proteobacterium U9-1i:
- a CDS encoding hypothetical protein (FIG00450881), with the protein MQKQRRYDGVVMGPDGNPLTLDDLPPAGTTRWVIRRKAEVVAAVRGGLLTLEDACARYGLSEEEFDGWRKSIEKHGLPGLRTTRLQHYRGAPNF; encoded by the coding sequence ATGCAGAAGCAACGCCGCTATGATGGGGTGGTGATGGGTCCCGACGGGAATCCCCTCACTTTGGACGATCTGCCGCCGGCTGGCACGACCCGTTGGGTCATTCGCCGTAAAGCGGAAGTTGTTGCTGCTGTTCGCGGCGGCCTGCTCACGCTCGAAGACGCGTGCGCTCGCTACGGGCTCTCTGAAGAAGAGTTCGACGGCTGGCGTAAGTCGATCGAGAAGCACGGGCTCCCGGGCCTGCGCACCACGCGCTTGCAGCACTATCGCGGCGCGCCGAACTTCTAA
- a CDS encoding flagellar hook protein FlgE, whose amino-acid sequence MSIYTALRAGVSGLTANSSALAVISDNIANVNTVGYKRGGVDFSALVNAQNSNTTYNAGGVLPLTRQQISLQGSLEQSRSPTDLAVSGEGFFIVSTNNQPLAQGGNVLFTRAGSFTIDADGFMVNAQGLFLQGWPVGSDGSVTSSPTSLSAIEPVNTSGVGGLAEPTANVGLNANLNSAQADYNPATQGAYDVGDMATGTITPHFESSLEVFDSLGAARTIAFGFLKTGPNTWRVESYARPQTNITGGGATGGVLSAGILNFNTDGTVASVAGHGTASTVQNINGAFTIDWAATTGASDQAITLDLSSGMTQFANNFGVTSVTADGVPPGDLVGLVLEGDGMLTAQFSNGRARALYQIPLATFLNPNGLKPDQGGAFRTTLASGLYNINASNAGGAGRIQSGVLEASNVDLAAEFTNLITTQRAYSAASRIITTADQMLEELLMIKR is encoded by the coding sequence ATGTCGATCTATACCGCCCTGCGGGCCGGCGTGTCGGGCTTGACGGCCAATTCGAGCGCGCTGGCGGTGATTTCGGACAACATCGCCAACGTCAACACGGTTGGCTACAAACGCGGTGGCGTGGATTTCAGCGCGTTGGTCAATGCGCAGAACTCAAACACCACCTACAATGCAGGCGGCGTGCTGCCGCTGACGCGCCAGCAGATCTCGTTGCAAGGCTCGCTCGAACAATCGCGCTCCCCTACCGATCTCGCGGTTTCGGGCGAAGGCTTTTTCATCGTCTCGACGAACAACCAGCCGTTGGCGCAAGGCGGCAACGTGCTGTTCACGCGCGCGGGCTCGTTCACGATCGACGCTGACGGCTTCATGGTCAACGCGCAGGGCCTGTTCCTGCAGGGCTGGCCGGTGGGCAGCGACGGCAGCGTCACGTCGAGCCCAACATCGCTCTCTGCGATCGAACCGGTGAACACGTCCGGCGTCGGCGGATTGGCGGAGCCAACGGCGAACGTTGGCCTCAACGCCAACCTCAATTCGGCGCAAGCCGACTACAACCCGGCCACCCAAGGCGCCTATGACGTCGGCGACATGGCGACCGGTACGATCACACCGCACTTTGAAAGCTCGCTGGAAGTGTTCGACAGCTTGGGCGCGGCGCGGACGATCGCGTTCGGCTTCCTAAAGACGGGCCCGAACACTTGGCGGGTGGAATCGTATGCGCGTCCGCAGACCAACATTACTGGCGGCGGCGCAACCGGCGGCGTGTTGTCGGCGGGCATCCTGAACTTCAACACCGATGGCACGGTGGCGTCCGTCGCCGGTCACGGCACGGCCTCGACGGTGCAGAACATCAACGGCGCATTCACCATCGACTGGGCGGCGACCACCGGCGCGTCGGATCAAGCGATCACGCTGGACTTGAGTTCGGGCATGACGCAGTTCGCCAACAATTTCGGCGTCACCTCGGTGACAGCGGACGGTGTGCCGCCGGGCGACCTCGTGGGCCTCGTGCTCGAAGGCGACGGCATGCTGACGGCGCAATTCTCAAACGGCCGCGCGCGCGCGCTCTACCAGATTCCGCTAGCGACGTTCTTGAACCCCAACGGCTTGAAGCCCGATCAGGGCGGCGCGTTCCGCACCACCCTCGCCTCCGGCCTCTACAACATCAACGCCTCGAACGCGGGCGGCGCGGGGCGCATTCAATCTGGCGTGCTCGAAGCGTCGAACGTCGATCTCGCGGCGGAGTTCACGAACCTGATCACGACGCAACGCGCATACTCTGCGGCGTCGCGCATCATCACCACCGCGGACCAGATGCTCGAAGAGTTGCTGATGATCAAGCGCTAG
- a CDS encoding flagellar basal-body rod modification protein FlgD codes for MAIDPISAASQSQAGSDRGRLSDNYDTFLVLLTAQLQNQDPLAPMDSTQFTQQLVQFSQVEQQIRTNEQLEGLVGQYQAASAGAALSYIGKSAIVEGNETVFGGGENDMANWAYRLDDPATSVNIKIKNAAGATVFETNGARAAGEHLFAWDGTMTNGQTAPAGEYRMVVEATDAEAEAMSSVITVREMIMGVDFSGTTPLIITPTGTRGLDTVRSVLDG; via the coding sequence ATGGCGATTGATCCAATCAGCGCGGCGTCGCAATCCCAAGCGGGAAGCGACCGCGGCCGGCTATCGGACAATTACGATACGTTTCTCGTGCTGCTGACAGCGCAGCTGCAGAACCAAGACCCGCTCGCGCCGATGGATTCGACGCAGTTCACACAGCAATTGGTGCAGTTCAGCCAGGTTGAACAGCAAATCCGCACCAACGAGCAGCTTGAAGGCTTGGTAGGACAATATCAGGCAGCGTCCGCCGGTGCGGCGCTCTCCTACATCGGCAAGAGCGCGATCGTTGAAGGCAACGAGACTGTGTTCGGCGGCGGCGAGAACGACATGGCGAACTGGGCTTATCGTCTCGACGATCCAGCCACGAGTGTGAACATCAAGATCAAGAACGCCGCCGGCGCCACTGTGTTCGAGACCAACGGCGCACGCGCCGCGGGCGAGCATTTGTTCGCGTGGGACGGTACGATGACCAATGGGCAAACGGCGCCGGCCGGCGAGTATCGCATGGTGGTCGAAGCGACGGACGCCGAAGCTGAAGCAATGTCGTCGGTGATCACCGTGCGCGAGATGATCATGGGCGTCGACTTTTCGGGAACCACGCCGCTCATCATCACACCGACCGGCACGCGCGGGCTAGATACGGTGCGTTCAGTGCTCGACGGCTAA
- a CDS encoding Mlr2412 protein, translating to MSFEVDAFMGAPAPPPVRADKPSAPAAEGPSFDDHLGEATTETNADTKPVESVARDKSATDKTETSPEAPVVAPTPAPPPETPAPVMIQLIADAPPVVDAAPVEGGAETPEVAPAAPIDAPAPVKAGETPKNEAPVAPKAGSVAPVAPIAEPSAKNQAPAKAETPEAAPTIVDGAPEEAPVQHATPNAPAQAQAVAHVAPAIRTAQTSEADATEKRSDAKPEGVKLDTGQDLRPAKAEPQPHADAPKANSAPTSGTKDHFAALAALAAQDGPEQAPTQQMQTSTLGSAQLNPQSAQVAADTAIVRAAPAAAQVGREIIRRFSGESTHFEMRLDPPELGKVEVRLEVSRDHKVTAVVTADNPSALAELARNARDLQQALQSAGLELSDTGLSFDLKQQRESRADADSGEGFGRGARGDDETQTPAPASARPIGLESWRGVRVDLVA from the coding sequence ATGAGTTTCGAGGTCGACGCTTTCATGGGAGCGCCCGCGCCGCCACCGGTGCGCGCGGACAAGCCCAGCGCGCCGGCCGCGGAGGGCCCGAGCTTCGACGACCATCTCGGCGAGGCGACGACCGAAACGAACGCGGACACAAAGCCGGTTGAGAGCGTAGCCAGGGACAAGTCGGCTACGGACAAGACCGAAACGTCGCCTGAGGCGCCGGTTGTTGCACCGACTCCCGCCCCGCCGCCGGAGACGCCAGCGCCGGTGATGATTCAATTGATCGCCGACGCGCCGCCTGTGGTGGACGCGGCGCCTGTTGAAGGCGGAGCGGAGACGCCAGAGGTCGCGCCTGCGGCGCCGATCGACGCGCCGGCGCCGGTGAAAGCTGGAGAGACGCCGAAGAACGAAGCGCCCGTCGCGCCGAAGGCGGGGTCGGTCGCGCCCGTCGCTCCGATTGCCGAACCCTCAGCAAAAAATCAGGCGCCGGCGAAGGCAGAAACGCCTGAGGCCGCGCCGACCATAGTCGATGGCGCGCCGGAAGAGGCGCCTGTTCAGCACGCGACGCCCAACGCTCCGGCGCAGGCGCAAGCTGTCGCGCACGTGGCGCCGGCCATACGCACAGCGCAAACGTCTGAAGCGGACGCGACCGAGAAGCGCAGCGACGCGAAGCCTGAAGGCGTCAAGCTCGATACCGGCCAAGACCTGCGTCCGGCGAAAGCCGAACCGCAGCCGCACGCGGATGCGCCGAAGGCAAACTCAGCGCCCACGTCAGGAACAAAAGATCATTTCGCGGCGCTCGCCGCGCTCGCGGCGCAGGATGGGCCCGAGCAGGCGCCGACGCAGCAAATGCAGACCAGCACTCTCGGCAGCGCGCAACTCAATCCGCAAAGCGCACAAGTAGCCGCCGACACCGCTATCGTACGCGCGGCGCCGGCGGCGGCGCAGGTCGGGCGCGAGATCATTCGCCGCTTCAGTGGCGAGAGCACGCATTTCGAGATGCGGCTCGACCCGCCAGAGCTTGGCAAGGTGGAAGTGCGACTTGAAGTGTCGCGCGATCACAAGGTGACGGCCGTCGTGACGGCGGACAATCCTTCCGCTCTGGCCGAGCTTGCACGCAATGCGCGAGATTTGCAGCAAGCGCTGCAATCAGCAGGGCTTGAGCTGTCCGACACCGGCTTGAGTTTTGACCTCAAACAACAACGCGAGAGCCGCGCCGATGCGGATTCCGGCGAAGGATTTGGCCGCGGCGCGCGCGGTGACGATGAAACACAAACACCCGCCCCTGCCTCCGCACGACCGATCGGCCTTGAAAGCTGGCGGGGCGTGCGCGTGGATCTGGTGGCGTGA
- a CDS encoding flagellar hook-associated protein FlgK, giving the protein MTSLNSVLLTGLSAIRASQAGLGVASQNIANANTPGYVRTELTLAPRTQQGPGAGVEVTSIRRAADRFLATAAYISNATYGSANVRADLLARAQSSFGDPNSDTTMFATLDQFWSAMTEIGVDPASTLRRDEAVSALQSTYSETRRVGESIQSLIAEADQRISDTVSQAQSLMNRIAALNKEIQLTKRSGAESSAAENAQSAMIDELSELMDVRVSPLIEGGVHVRTSGGALLVGVNAATLSYSPNSAPFATHGVITFNEDLGTQSNIEPFLLSGQLKGLLDARDKDLAGLAEALGGFSGALADALNQVHNENASAPAVDEMIGRQTGLLATDQHNFTGRTTIGVVDSGGNLRQRLTIDFTAGTITGEDPAATYNFGGSTIANMVAALDAALGAANPAGNASFTDGVLSLDVGSSGGIVIQQPTTGASDRAGRGFSHFFGLNDLVSRPTPLFFENGVEGGDLHGFQAGGALTYQVTDAAGRNIATRTISIAGALTGAASDWDDLIAALNANGTGVGEFGAFALDANTGRLAFTANPAFKVALVSDTTERGDTGVSMTALHGMSKASTAGRAIEVDVDPQITDDPSRLAVGRPNLGATIGTRIIELGDNRGSSALAAARDSIRDFPAAGSLSPQATSLAVYAARLGGEAGRIASDSKRAAEGAEAVATAAADRRAQVEGVNLDDELMRMTTYQNSYAAAARVIQAAQDMLDILMSIGYR; this is encoded by the coding sequence ATGACCTCACTCAACTCCGTCCTGCTCACCGGCCTCTCCGCCATCCGCGCCAGCCAAGCGGGCCTGGGCGTTGCGTCGCAAAACATCGCCAACGCCAACACGCCCGGCTATGTGCGCACCGAGCTCACGCTCGCGCCCCGCACCCAGCAGGGGCCGGGCGCCGGCGTCGAAGTCACGTCGATCCGCCGCGCCGCCGATCGCTTCCTGGCGACAGCCGCCTACATCTCCAACGCCACCTATGGCTCGGCCAATGTGCGCGCGGACCTTCTGGCGCGCGCCCAATCGAGCTTTGGCGATCCGAACTCCGACACCACCATGTTCGCGACGCTCGACCAATTTTGGTCGGCGATGACCGAGATCGGCGTCGATCCCGCATCCACCTTGCGCCGCGACGAAGCCGTCAGCGCATTGCAATCGACGTATTCTGAAACGCGCCGCGTCGGTGAATCGATTCAATCGCTCATCGCCGAGGCCGACCAGCGCATTTCCGACACCGTATCTCAGGCGCAAAGCCTGATGAACCGCATCGCCGCGCTCAACAAAGAGATTCAGCTCACCAAACGCTCAGGCGCGGAATCAAGCGCTGCCGAGAACGCCCAATCGGCGATGATCGATGAGCTCTCTGAATTGATGGACGTGCGCGTCTCGCCGCTCATTGAAGGTGGTGTCCACGTGCGCACCAGCGGCGGCGCGTTGCTCGTCGGCGTCAACGCCGCGACCTTGAGCTATTCGCCCAACAGCGCGCCGTTCGCCACGCACGGCGTCATCACCTTCAACGAAGACCTCGGCACCCAATCCAACATCGAGCCATTCCTATTGAGCGGTCAGCTCAAAGGCTTGCTCGATGCGCGCGACAAGGATCTCGCCGGTCTCGCCGAAGCGCTTGGCGGTTTCTCCGGCGCTCTCGCCGACGCACTGAACCAGGTTCACAACGAAAACGCTTCTGCGCCCGCCGTCGATGAGATGATCGGCCGTCAAACCGGCTTGCTCGCGACCGACCAGCACAATTTCACCGGCCGCACGACGATCGGCGTCGTCGATTCCGGCGGCAATCTGCGCCAGCGCCTCACCATCGATTTCACCGCTGGCACAATCACCGGCGAAGATCCCGCGGCCACCTATAATTTCGGCGGTTCCACCATCGCCAACATGGTCGCAGCACTCGACGCAGCGCTCGGCGCCGCTAATCCCGCCGGCAATGCAAGCTTCACCGATGGCGTGCTCTCGCTCGATGTCGGCTCAAGTGGCGGCATCGTCATCCAGCAGCCCACGACCGGCGCCAGCGATCGCGCCGGCCGCGGCTTCTCACACTTCTTCGGCTTGAATGATCTCGTCTCACGCCCCACGCCGCTCTTCTTCGAGAACGGCGTCGAAGGCGGCGATCTGCACGGCTTCCAGGCGGGCGGCGCGCTCACCTACCAAGTCACCGACGCAGCCGGCCGCAACATCGCCACGCGCACCATCTCCATCGCCGGCGCGCTGACGGGCGCGGCCTCCGATTGGGACGATCTGATCGCCGCGCTCAATGCCAACGGCACAGGCGTCGGCGAGTTCGGCGCCTTCGCGCTCGACGCGAACACTGGCCGCTTGGCGTTTACCGCGAACCCCGCCTTCAAGGTTGCGCTGGTCAGCGACACCACCGAACGCGGCGACACCGGTGTGTCGATGACGGCGCTGCACGGCATGTCGAAAGCCTCGACCGCCGGACGCGCCATCGAAGTCGACGTCGATCCGCAAATCACCGACGATCCCTCACGGCTCGCCGTCGGCCGCCCAAATCTCGGCGCAACCATCGGCACGCGGATCATAGAACTGGGCGATAATCGCGGCTCCTCCGCGCTCGCCGCCGCGCGCGACAGCATCCGCGATTTTCCCGCCGCCGGCTCACTTTCGCCGCAAGCCACGTCGCTTGCGGTCTATGCCGCGCGCTTGGGCGGCGAAGCAGGGCGCATCGCCAGCGATTCCAAGCGCGCCGCCGAAGGCGCCGAAGCCGTCGCCACCGCCGCCGCCGATCGACGCGCGCAGGTCGAAGGCGTCAATCTCGACGACGAACTCATGCGCATGACGACGTATCAGAATTCATACGCCGCCGCCGCGCGTGTCATCCAGGCTGCCCAGGACATGCTCGATATCCTCATGTCCATCGGCTATCGTTAG
- a CDS encoding flagellar hook-associated protein FlgL: MNGALTLRFTAQAQLDIRRMTRELSDLQRQVASGAKANDLRGLGGAASQVLNASTMRAAADARASSLNQLEARFGVQAAALSQAATANQNLAGAIRDAISANDGRGVATELNLAFISATAAMNETWNGQPMFAGERQSGAPIRINSLEALETATGNQLFDEAERPQILDLGAGSPIRLADKASELSTEMYDAMRELHLMIEGMGGEVGQPIDGAVTEQLIAFAERFEAVSSSFTNAEGRAGQLQSRFTAERTRQVERSNLLLKEIGERADADIAMVSVRISSLLVQYEASAKTFGDLSKLSLLDYI; encoded by the coding sequence ATGAACGGCGCACTCACGCTTCGCTTCACCGCCCAGGCACAATTGGATATTCGCCGCATGACGCGCGAATTGTCCGATCTGCAGCGCCAGGTCGCGTCTGGCGCCAAGGCCAACGATCTGCGCGGGCTGGGCGGCGCGGCGAGCCAAGTCCTGAACGCGTCCACCATGCGCGCCGCCGCCGATGCACGCGCGTCTTCGCTCAACCAACTTGAAGCACGTTTCGGCGTTCAGGCGGCGGCTCTCAGCCAAGCCGCCACCGCCAACCAAAACCTCGCCGGCGCCATCCGTGACGCAATCAGCGCCAATGACGGGCGCGGCGTCGCCACCGAGCTGAACCTCGCCTTCATCAGCGCCACCGCGGCGATGAACGAAACCTGGAACGGCCAGCCCATGTTCGCCGGCGAACGTCAAAGCGGCGCGCCCATCCGCATTAATTCGCTGGAAGCGCTCGAAACCGCCACCGGCAATCAATTGTTCGACGAAGCCGAGCGCCCGCAGATCCTCGATCTCGGCGCCGGCTCGCCGATCCGCCTCGCCGACAAAGCGTCTGAGCTCTCGACCGAGATGTACGACGCGATGCGCGAGCTGCATTTGATGATCGAAGGCATGGGCGGCGAAGTCGGCCAACCCATCGACGGCGCCGTCACCGAGCAGCTGATTGCCTTCGCCGAACGCTTCGAAGCCGTGAGCAGCAGCTTCACCAATGCCGAAGGCCGCGCCGGCCAGTTGCAATCGCGCTTCACCGCCGAACGCACGCGCCAAGTCGAGCGCTCGAATCTGCTGCTCAAGGAGATCGGCGAACGCGCCGACGCCGACATCGCCATGGTCTCGGTGCGCATCTCCTCGCTGCTGGTGCAGTACGAGGCCTCCGCCAAAACCTTCGGCGATCTATCCAAGCTCAGTCTGCTGGATTATATCTAG
- a CDS encoding putative DNA methylase, protein MSLQLARAMRRKMTDAEMRLWFRLRPLRRDGLAFRRQAPVGRYILDFECRPAKLGIELDGVRHTDADAQAYDAERTAWFEMRGYQILRFWNQDVLQQTDNVVDHIIKVAASRLPSST, encoded by the coding sequence ATGTCGCTGCAACTCGCCCGCGCCATGCGCCGAAAAATGACTGACGCCGAAATGCGTCTGTGGTTTCGACTCCGCCCACTACGCCGCGACGGGCTCGCGTTTCGCAGGCAGGCGCCTGTTGGTCGCTACATTCTCGACTTCGAGTGTCGGCCCGCAAAGCTCGGAATCGAACTCGATGGCGTGCGTCACACAGATGCTGACGCGCAGGCTTACGATGCCGAGCGAACCGCCTGGTTTGAAATGCGTGGCTACCAAATTTTGCGCTTCTGGAACCAAGACGTCTTGCAGCAAACCGACAACGTCGTGGATCACATCATCAAAGTGGCCGCGTCGCGCCTGCCGTCGTCAACCTAG